In a genomic window of Sphingomonas koreensis:
- a CDS encoding ribonuclease J, translated as MTPGNELLFLALGGSGEIGMNVNLYGCRGKWIMVDCGVIFGNPDYPGIDLILPDLQFIEERLDDLLGIVLTHGHEDHIGALPYLAGDLGVPLYATPFTAGLIHGKLDEEGIADRVELNVVREEEGFELGPFGIRYVPLAHSIPEGNAVLIDTPYGRVFHTGDWKIDDTPVMGTPSTAEELTQIGDEGVLALVCDSTNVFNPEASGSEQEVREGLDRVIAGAKGRVLVTTFASNAARLQTLGEAARDTGRAMCVAGRSLDRILRVAKATGYLRDFPETVDFDTAMTLPRDKVMIVATGGQGEPRAALARIAEDTHQLKLDKGDRVIFSSKQIPGNELAIGRIMNALAGKGVEMVTDRQAFVHVSGHPGRPELAEMYRWIRPEILVPVHGEMRHIAEQARFGIEQGIPGAVVQTNGEIIRLAPGTPEKLGHAPAGRLVLDGDVILPADGGTINERRKLGLYGQMSVAVAIKASGKLAATPEVRIQGVPVEEDREPFLEEAAEAAAKAVSGFKGGDREKLREAVRLATRRVAVKWTGKKPVVDVLLIEV; from the coding sequence ATGACACCCGGCAACGAACTTCTCTTCCTCGCGCTCGGCGGCTCCGGCGAGATCGGCATGAACGTCAATCTCTATGGCTGCCGCGGCAAGTGGATCATGGTCGATTGCGGGGTGATCTTCGGCAACCCCGACTATCCCGGCATCGACCTGATCCTGCCCGATCTCCAGTTCATCGAGGAGCGGTTGGACGACCTGCTCGGGATCGTGCTGACTCACGGCCACGAGGATCATATCGGCGCGCTGCCCTATCTCGCCGGCGATCTCGGCGTGCCGCTCTACGCCACCCCGTTCACCGCGGGGCTGATCCACGGCAAGCTGGACGAAGAGGGCATCGCCGACCGCGTCGAGCTGAACGTGGTGCGGGAAGAGGAGGGTTTCGAGCTCGGCCCGTTCGGCATCCGCTACGTTCCGCTCGCCCACTCGATCCCTGAGGGCAACGCCGTCCTGATCGATACGCCCTATGGCCGCGTCTTCCACACCGGCGACTGGAAGATCGACGACACGCCCGTCATGGGCACGCCCTCGACCGCCGAGGAGCTGACGCAGATCGGCGACGAAGGCGTCCTCGCGCTGGTGTGCGACTCGACGAACGTCTTCAATCCCGAGGCTTCGGGATCGGAGCAGGAGGTGCGCGAAGGCCTCGACCGCGTGATCGCGGGCGCCAAGGGCCGCGTCCTCGTCACCACCTTCGCGTCGAATGCCGCACGGCTCCAGACGCTGGGCGAGGCGGCGCGCGACACCGGCCGCGCGATGTGCGTCGCCGGCCGTTCGCTCGACCGCATCCTGCGCGTCGCCAAGGCCACCGGCTATCTCCGCGATTTCCCCGAGACGGTCGATTTCGACACTGCGATGACGCTGCCGCGCGACAAGGTGATGATCGTCGCCACCGGCGGGCAGGGCGAGCCGCGCGCCGCGCTGGCCCGCATCGCCGAAGACACGCACCAGCTCAAGCTCGACAAGGGCGATCGCGTGATCTTCTCGTCCAAGCAGATCCCCGGCAACGAGCTGGCGATCGGCCGGATCATGAATGCGCTCGCCGGCAAGGGCGTGGAGATGGTCACCGACCGTCAGGCATTCGTCCATGTCTCCGGTCATCCCGGCCGCCCCGAGCTGGCCGAGATGTATCGCTGGATCCGGCCAGAGATCCTCGTCCCGGTCCATGGCGAGATGCGCCACATCGCCGAACAGGCGCGCTTCGGGATCGAACAGGGCATTCCCGGCGCGGTGGTGCAGACCAATGGCGAGATCATCCGCCTCGCCCCCGGCACGCCCGAGAAGCTCGGCCATGCCCCGGCCGGGCGCCTCGTCCTCGACGGCGACGTGATCCTTCCGGCGGACGGCGGGACGATCAACGAGCGCCGCAAGCTCGGCCTCTACGGCCAGATGTCGGTCGCGGTCGCGATCAAGGCGAGCGGAAAGCTCGCCGCCACCCCCGAGGTGCGCATCCAGGGCGTTCCGGTCGAGGAGGATCGCGAACCCTTCCTCGAGGAAGCGGCGGAGGCGGCCGCAAAGGCGGTGTCCGGCTTCAAGGGCGGGGATCGCGAGAAACTGCGCGAGGCCGTCCGCCTCGCCACCCGCCGCGTGGCGGTCAAATGGACCGGCAAGAAGCCGGTCGTCGATGTCCTGCTGATCGAGGTCTAA
- a CDS encoding DUF1467 family protein, protein MSWPSALAIYFLFWFLALFLVLPFHTRTSVEAGEPLVQGQAESAPQHFPGVKIALRTTALATLLFALFYLNYVSGWITADMLDYWN, encoded by the coding sequence ATGAGTTGGCCCAGCGCGCTGGCGATCTATTTCCTGTTCTGGTTCCTGGCGCTGTTCCTGGTGCTGCCCTTCCACACGCGTACCAGCGTGGAGGCGGGGGAGCCGCTGGTGCAGGGTCAGGCCGAAAGTGCGCCCCAGCATTTTCCGGGGGTAAAGATCGCGCTGCGCACTACCGCGCTCGCGACCCTGCTGTTCGCGTTGTTCTACCTCAACTATGTCAGCGGCTGGATCACCGCCGACATGCTCGATTACTGGAACTGA